One region of Ammospiza caudacuta isolate bAmmCau1 chromosome 22, bAmmCau1.pri, whole genome shotgun sequence genomic DNA includes:
- the PHC2 gene encoding polyhomeotic-like protein 2 encodes MENEQLPAPAPASSAGSAAPAPASSAAARPAGPQISVYSGIPDRQTVQVIQQALHRQPNTAAQYLQQMYAAQQQHLMLQTAALQQQHLTSAQLQSLAAVQQASLAANRQSSSSGGNGTQAAPAQQPTINLATSPAAAQLLNRAQSVGPGASGIAQQAVLLGNTASPALTASQAQMYLRAQMLIFTPTGPVSAVRPESPAPAPPPAPPPAPPPSTPQVHSLALRPAGPHLPALAMKPPGGAPPRACPPRGPPPEPPAEHLKKAEGHEGRAHGLARSAAPAATHPLVTPAYAPLQPPQFLQQPPKPMQPQPPQQQQQQFVIQQQQQQQQLGPRGQPPSGPPSTPQLQPLPPASPGPGPQPKTGVPQGAGGEGGPPNGHPGCHAAPRKFQHASAVILQLQPAGPTPSLGVPEGARRDPLPVPRSAESPPAAPPQPPALSPPAAPPGPDTPEGERPLTHEPPERLHAQPRIPGMTSGSGSAAATVAGAAPHNGENKPPQAIVKPQILTHVIEGFVIQEGAEPFPVGRSSLLVGALHKQYAQELLPDKLPAQDNTTTTDSDMEEPYLQESKEEGNPPKLKCELCGRVDFAYKFKRSKRFCSMACAKRYNVGCTKRVGLFHPDRSKLQKPGGPPHGRRRSCKGTLPPLSKDSKKQPPGSVPAGSVTASLQLNHSQEDSSRCSDNSSYEEPLSPISASSSTSRRRQGERELELRDMELPERDLPGLGHRFLPSEPSKWNVEDVYEFIRSLPGCQEIAEEFRTQEIDGQALLLLKEDHLMSTMNIKLGPALKIYARINMLKDS; translated from the exons atGGAGAATGAGCAGCTCCCGGCCCCAGCCCCCGCcagcagcgccggcagcgcggCCCCGGCGCCCGCCAGCAGCGCGGCCGCGCGCCCCGCCGGGCCCCAGATCTCCGTCTACAGCGGCATCCCCGACCGCCAGACCGTGCAG GTGATCCAGCAGGCGCTGCACCGGCAGCCCAACACGGCGGCGCAGTACCTGCAGCAGATGTACGcggctcagcagcagcacctcatgCTGCAGACGGCCgcgctccagcagcagcacctcaccAGCgcccagctccagagcctggCCGCTGTGCAGCAG GCGAGCCTGGCGGCGAACCGGCAAAGCAGCTCCTCGGGGGGCAACGGCACCCAGGCAGCCCCGGCGCAGCAGCCCACG ATCAACCTGGCGACGTCGCCGGCGGCGGCGCAGCTGCTGAACCGGGCGCAGAGCGTGGGGCCCGGCGCGTCGGGCATCGCTCAGCAGGCCGTGCTGCTGGGCAACACTGCCTCGCCCGCCCTCACCGCCAGCCAGGCCCAGATGTACCTGCGGGCACAGATG ctcatCTTCACACCCACGGGCCCCGTCAGCGCTGTCCGGCCCGAGAGCCCTGCGCCGGCCCCTCCGCCGGCCCCGCCACCTGCCCCACCACCCAGCACCCCTCAG GtgcacagcctggccctgcgccccgccggcccccacctccctgccctggccatgaAGCCCCCCGGGGGTGCCCCTCCCCGGGCTTGCCCCCCCCGGGGGCCCCCGCCCGAGCCCCCCGCCGAGCACCTCAAAAAGGCCGAGGGGCACGAGGGCCGCGCCCATGGCCTGGCCCGCAGCGCCGCCCCCGCTGCCACCCACCCGCTCGTCACCCCAG cctaCGCCCCGCTGCAGCCCCCCCAGTTCCTGCAGCAGCCGCCGAAGCCGATGCAGCCGCAGCcaccgcagcagcagcagcagcagttcgtcatccagcagcagcagcagcagcagcagctgggcccCCGTGGGCAGCCTCCCTCGGgcccccccagcaccccccagctccagcccctgccccctgccagccccggcccgggcccCCAGCCCAAAACGGGGGTGCCCCAGGGGGCGGGGGGCGAGGGTGGCCCCCCCAACGGGCACCCCGGCTGCCACGCTGCCCCCCGCAAGTTCCAGCACGCCTCGGCTGtcatcctgcagctgcagcccgcCGGCCCCACG CCGTCCCTCGGGGTCCCCGAGGGCGCCCGCCGGGACCCGCTGCCCGTGCCGAGGAGCGCCGAGAGCCCGCCTgccgccccgccgcagcccccCGCCCTctcgccgcccgccgcccccccggGCCCCGACACCCCCGAGGGCGAGCGGCCCCTCACGCACG agccccccgagCGCCTCCATGCGCAGCCCCGCATTCCCGGGATGACCTCGGGCTCCGGCAGCGCTGCCGCCACCGTCGCCGGCGCCGCCCCCCACAATGGTGAGAACAAACCGCCCCAGGCCATCGTGAAACCCCAGATCCTCACGCACGTCATCGAGGGCTTCGTCATCCAGGAGGGCGCCGAGCCCTTCCCG GTGGGCCGCTCCTCGCTGCTGGTGGGGGCCCTGCACAAGCAGtatgcacaggagctgctgccagacaagctgccagcacaggacaACACCACCACCACCGACTCGGACATGGAGGAGCCGTACCTGCAAG AATCCAAAGAGGAGGGGAACCCCCCCAAGCTGAAGTGTGAGCTCTGCGGCCGCGTTGACTTCGCCTACAAGTTCAAGCGCTCCAAGCGCTTCTGCTCCATGGCCTGTGCCAAGAG GTACAACGTGGGCTGCACCAAGAGGGTGGGGCTGTTCCACCCCGACCGCAGCAAACTGCAGAAACCAGGAGGGCCCCCCCACGGGCGGCGCCGCAGCTGCAAGGGGACCCTGCCCCCCCTGAGCAAGGACAGCAAGaaacag cccccggggTCTGTCCCAGCGGGGTCGGTGACGGCGTCGTTGCAGCTCAACCACAGCCAGGAGGATTCCAGCCGCTGCTCGGACAACTCCAGCTACGAGGAGCCGCTGTCGCCCATCTCGGCCAGCTCCTCCACGTCGCGGCGCCGGCAGGGGGAGCGGGAGCTGGAGCTGCGGGACATGGAGCTGCCCGAGCGCGACCTGCCCGGCCTCGGCCACCGCTTCCTGCCCAGCGAGCCCAGCAAGTGGAACGTGGAGGACGTTTACGAGTTCATCCGCTCGCTGCCGG GCTGCCAGGAGATCGCCGAGGAGTTCAGGACGCAGGAGATCGACGGGcaggcgctgctgctgctcaaggAGGATCATCTCATGAGCACCATGAACATCAAGCTGGGCCCCGCCCTCAAGATCTACGCCCGCATCAACATGCTCAAGGACTCGTGA